The Rhododendron vialii isolate Sample 1 chromosome 1a, ASM3025357v1 region GGCGTTGGAGAATAGGAATTATATCTAGGGTCTAACCACCAGGGTGGGCCTAGcggtttgacaaaaaaattcctGTAATTTTGGAGTTTGTATGGCACCTTTCAATCTCATCTGAGTTGGCTTTCTGTTTGTCAGGGAATTTGAATTTGACAAAACAATGCGGCTGTGGGAGGTGTTGTGGACCCATTATTTGTCTGAACACCTACACCTATATTTCTGCATTGCAATCCTGAAGAGGTACCGTCCCAAGATAATTGGGGAGGAGATGGATTTCGACACACTCTTGAAGTTTATAAATGGGCTAAGCGGGAAAATTGACCTTGAATCGACCCTTAAGGACGCAGAGGCTTTGTGCATATGTGCTGGTGAGAATGGAGCTGCCATCATTCCTCCAGGTACTCCTCCTTCATTGCCGGTTGAGGATGGAATATCATACTCTCAACTAGATGATGAAGTTTTGTAGAACTGGTCCCCATTTTTCTAAGGATTTCTCGTATCATGTTAAGAACATCCAAGTGCACAGAGTTGGCGCTTAATGTAACTATTGATTTTGTAATTTGTCCCCAAATAGATTGACATCTTTTCTGGCAATAAAATGCTTGTATTCATTATTGATGATTTGTTCTAATAGTTCATACTTGATGTTCATTGCGTGATCTCTGGTCATTCATGCCTTCATCTTTTGTGTATTAACCCTAAGTTGAGAGTACGGACTGTTTGTCATAATATTGCAGAAAGCAAACGGTGGGTGGTTTTAATTTCATTATGACTTGATGCCTTATAATTTGTGGGACTTCGATGAGCTTTATGTAGTTCCATAGGTTGTGGCTCAAACAGGCTGAAAACGATGCAATTGGCTGTGTCCTCTTGTCAGCATAACCAATGGTCGTAGTTTCGCACCAACTGCTCCATAGCtggatttttttctttcagtttCCTCTTTATTGGTATTTTTTCCGTAAGTGAAGTATGTTCAGTTTATGATACATAGTTTTTCTATTTGGTTCTTGGAGGTCTTCAATAGTTTCATTTTCTATTGcagactttttcttttttgtgcatTATGAGATTGACGTGTCAAGTAAATGGACTCCACCTCAGGTGCAGCTGAAGTCGAGTCGAATGGCAGCTTCTTGCTTGGCTGATTGATGGGCTTCAAGGCACCATCCATCACAATAGCAGCTTCTTGCTTGGCTGCTGCATATCTGTTTCACATTAGAAAGAAAGTGCAGGAAGCCCTTGCTTGGCTGCTGCAAATGCTTTTCACACGTGTGGTGTTTTAAATTTCACTCCTCACTTAAAGGCATTTTTGACTAGTGAATTTCACATCAATCACTAAATGCTACCTGCATTAGCGAATTTTTGGATTTACTGGTTGTAGTAGTCTTTTTCGCATTCATTCATGATGGAGTATGAAATATGGTTGCCAAAAGTCGTCGTCAACGCATGAAACTTGAGCTCATGGAGGGCGGTCTGGGTGCAGTGGTAAGGTTGTCCCAATGTGACCTGGAGGCCACATGTTTGAGTCGTGGATAGCTTCCCGCATGTGATGGTAAAGATATGTACACACAATCCTTCCCAAGACCCTGCAGAGCGGTGTATTGCTTAACCTCAATGTTAGCAGTGCCTTGCATGAACGTAATGTGACGCAGCAAAATTCACGAGaaactagttagcgtactagtccaaacgagataaataaCTCGTAGCAACGAgtaaatcttgcgcacaagaaagaaagagagaatctttgaatattattgataaaaagcttaaaagtttaataattgaataacttacactcctatttatactagtaggagTCCTAACAATAAGGTAATTACTTAAAACGGAGACTAAGCAAAACAATACTTGGaaacaaagactaacaaaattaaaagactaaTAGGAATATGCTTACAAGTGACATTAAAAGGGGAATTCCTAAAACGAATAATTCCTAGAATAAAGTTTctataaaattgaaatttcctaaatttttgtcctacatcataATGGGTCTAATACAATCCCACTAAAAGACCATGGTTTTCTGTTGAAAATACGAAAAAGTATTCAATGCTTGCTTGTCTAAAGGAGGATTGGCCTTCTTTGGCATGTAAGCGACCACCACTTTTTGCCCCCAGTTTTTTGATTGAGCAACTTGATTGTAGAGCCTCAAGGGTAGACGTTGGGGGCAATCTTGacttttttactttaattgGGTTATCGACTTTTCACTATTTCCTTCAATATCCTTTTTTCCGTTTTAGTTTCTTGCTTCTTGTCTTTTTGTGCGGGGTTACTTTGGTAAAATCATGTAGGGGAACTCAAGTAACAAAATTGCTCAGTGCAGAACCATCCGAACACAACCCCTCACATAAACGTGGGTCCTGTGTGTTAaatgtgtgtgggacccatgtgTTTGTGAGGGGTTGTGTTCGAATGGTTGTGCACCTAGCATCTCTCTCCTCCAGTAAATCAATTGTCATTTCAAAATTCACCCACTTGAAGCATGTTCAGAAGCCTCTGTATTTGGATTGTGTCTGGAGCATTTAGCCTCCCAAGTATTTTGTTACTAGAAGAGCTTGGGATTTACCAAACAAGAAATAAAGTGAATGCTACAGATGAAAGCATTCTAAAACTCACCTATAGCTTCGTTCCATTCCAAGATTTACAAACTACTCCATTTCTTGACAACAGAATAAAGAGATGAATTCATACACAAGACTTGATTGCTTCCACCAAAAATTCTAACTTATGCTTCCAAGTTTCTCATCATCTAGAACATATGATTGTCTTTTAAACAATGGGCAAAAAATCTTATTGCACATGATATTTGAAGGGGATACAACAAGAGACATAACAACAGGCAGAGAGATGCCCATGCAATGCTCTCTCaaaatagaaacagaaaatAATACAGTTGTGCATAGTCCGAATAAAATCGGATTACATGAACGACATAAAGTCGATGGATTAGCAGTGGACTGAGAGAGAGTAGTAAacattaaagagagagagagagagacagaggcaGAGAAAGTGAATCAACCAATGAtttgattctgattctgattctgCATCCAATGGTGGAGAAAGAATGTGAGAGCTTGAGCCAGTTAAAAGTAGGTTTTAAGGTAAATTGTGAGGGATCCAATAAGCAATACAAAGAGCAATGAGTACATAATGACGTGCGAGCACATCGTACTCAGCCTAGTATCTAGTAAAAGATCCCAGTGATCATTAACCGTGGAAAATAGGAGCCCTGTtgtttaatttaattagtttgCAGCAGATGTGCCTATAAAACATTTCGAGTACTTCTCTAGCATTGGAGTAAACCTATCTTCTTTCCGTGTTAAAGAGGAAAGATGGGCTGTGAACAAGTATGGCTTTCCTACAATCAACTCTTtcttgccttctttttcttcctttgccAACTCACTTGTTTGCATGCCCAACTCTGCACTCAAGAACAAACCTCTGCTCTACTgcaatttaaacaaaatttttccttcaatgAATATGCTTCTGGGTATTGTGATGcttctttttccaaaatggAGTCTTGGAAAAACGGTTCTGATTGTTGTTCGTGGGATGGGGTTGATTGTGATGGAGAGACGGGTCAAGTAATTGGACTCGACCTTACCTGCAGCTGGCTCCAAGGCACCATCCATCCTAATAGCAGtctcttcctctcttttccTCACCTCCAAAAGCTCAACCTCGCTCACAATGACTTTTCCATGTCTCCCATCTCACTTGAATTCGCTTGGTTCACTGAATTGACACACCTCAATCTCTCTGATTGTCGTTTTTCGGGCAAAGTCCCAGTAGAAGTTTCCTTCCTAAACAAATTAGTCTCCCTTGATCTCTCTGCAAATGATGGTTTGAGATTGGAAGAAGGCGGATTCGAGTTACTCATTCAAAATTTATCCAACTTAAGAGATCTTAATCTTGATGATGTAAACATGTCTTCTTCGGTGGTTCCAAGTTCCTTGCTCAATTTGACTTCTTTAAGAACCCTTCATCTCTACTCCTCTAGTTTACATGGAAACTTCCCTAGTGGAATGTTTCTTTTACCATATCTACAGGAGTTGGACCTGGGGAACAATCATGCTCTCACAGGTTATTTACCCGATTTCAAGAATTTGAGCTATCCTCTCCAGTACTTACGTCTCGCAAGAACAGGTTTTTCTGGAGAATGGCCTCACTCAATTGCTAATCTGAAGTCCTTGAAGGTATTGATACTCTTTGATTGCTATTTCAATGGATCCATTCCTACTTCTCTTTGGAACCTTACACATATTACTTATTTAGACGTCTCATCCAACAAATTCAGTGGTATCCTcccatcttcaatttcaaaccTAAGAAAAATCCTTATATTGAACCTTTCGTATAATAATTTCGGAGGTTCCTTCTTTTCATGGGATGCAAACATGACCGAAATTGTGCTTTTGGATGTGTCATATAATATTCTCACTGGTTCTCTTCCTTCACAAGTAATTGTACCTCCGAATCTACTCGTTTTCAACATAGGCCGAAACTTGATCAACGGTACAATTCCATCTTGGGTCTTTGAACTACCTGTACTCGCTTGCTTAGATCTCAGCTATAACAATTTGAGTGGGCATACACTTGAGTTTCAGTCCACTTCGCTGGAGATTATTGATTTGAGCAATAACAACCTACTTGGTAGTGTTCCAAATTCAACCTATCAACTCCAAAGCCTTACCCACCTCATTCTTTCTTCAAATAACTTTTCTGGTCCCGTTCTTGAATCAAATAGATTCAGTGaaagtcttagggtgctcaaaCTACAGGATAATAACTTCTCTGGCACCATTCATGATTCATTTACCATGGAAAATCGTTTGAAAACTATCAGTCTTAATGGAAATGGATTTAGAGGGCCAATACCGAAGTCTCTGGATAACTGTAGAAATCTAGAAGTGCTAGATATCGGAAGAAACAAGTTCTTTGACAAATTTCCGCATTGGTTGGGAAATTTACCAAACTTGCATGTCCTAATCTTGCAATCCAACAAATTCCACGATTCCATCGTGACTTCCACCATTGAATTTCCCTTCCCCATGTTGCGAGTTCTTGATATGTCGAACAATCATTTCACTGGTCCATTGCCCATAAACTACTTCGAAAGTTTCAAAGCAATGATGAATGTGGATGAAATgcattttgatttggaatataTGGGAACCAATGGTTATGGTCAAATTTATTATGATTCTTTGACTATAGTACTCAAAGGATCGGCCATTGAAATGACAAAAATCCTCAAAGTTTTCACAGCCATTGATTTATCAAGCAACAAGTTTGAGGGTGAGATTCCTGATATCATCGGTGGGCTAATTTCGATTCGAGGACTGAATTTATCACACAACAGCTTCACAGGTCATATACCAAAGTCACTTGGTAATTTGACAAAGCTCGAATGGTTAGACCTCTCATCAAACAAGCTCACTGGGGAGATCCCTCCACAACTCACGAATTTAATCTCTCTCGGAACGCTTAACCTTTCGCAAAATTGCCTAACGGGGCCTATACCTCGAGGTAAACAATTCGATACATTTTTGAATGATTCTTACATCAACAACTCAGCGTTATGCGGACTTCCGTTGTCAAATACATGTGGCGATTCTAAGGCAACACAGCCACCACCGTCGACATTTGAAGAAAAAGATTCGGAGCCTCTGAGTGGATTTATTTGGGAAGTCATATTTCCAGGTTATGGCTTTGGATTGGTCGTTGGACTTGTCATGGGATATCTTATGTTCTCGTTTCGTAAACCTCATTGGCTTGTGAAGATGGTTGAAGGTTTAGGAAACAGAGATGGAAAGAGGCTGTAAAGTAATGCTCGGAGAGTTGGAGGCagaagaaattagcaaaatgCAAATGGTATTGTATGGTAAGTGTTACAATGTCTTTCATCATCTAATGcccacaaaacaaacaaaagaaacttGCTCAAATAGTTTCATGCATGAGCCCCATGAACATATAAAGTTGAGTGGGACACAAATTCCTCAAGTAGTTTCATGCATTCTACTAGTTATCTAGTTGTGTATATCtgcttgcttttgttttctttttaaagaaTTCGAATTTTGCAGATATGGGGGAAAAGTCATGAATCTCTTGCAAGTCTCAGATATGGGTTTCTGCCATTTCTCTAAGGAAAAACTTTGATTGTAGGAGGTTGATCTGATGGGAGGTCGTAATAAAAAGAGCACAGCGAAATGAGATGCTTTATGCTTAGGGTGATCAGTCCATAACTACTGTGCTTTTTTTACGAGATTTTGTACTTATGTATTCCATAAATCTTTTTGTATCCCCTTCCGGCCTTTCCGGTCTTggaaggaagaagagaaaattcACATCGAATGTTGAACTGCTCTTTGGTTTATAAATAAATTGCTTGCAATAATGTTTGCCACTTATATCCAAATGGATTGAACACAGGAAAATATGCCAACATATATAGGTGCTATAGAAAGTCTGTCAATTGGAAGAACCATCCAATGATCAAGGACTAGCAGTCAAGCCACTTTAAACTTGTTTGGCTTGAGGCTTAGAAACTCCAGTAGTTTTTTTATATTTCCGtaaatttgatataaaaatgCGGTAAATTGTTGATTTGAAGGAATATCAGCTAATAGGAAGGGCATCAGAAAATTAGGTGTCACATCCTTCCATACATGATTAAAAATTAGGTGTCACATCCTTCCATACATGAAAATTAGGTGCCAGCCTATCTCTGTTTTCACATGGATAAACTACGGGCCAGTCCAAAAATTGCACCTTAACTCCCATTAAGGAGTATGGcccatttttatttacttgcaaGTCTAAGTAGGAAAGTGTGGGCCTCTCCTTAATGGTGCATTTTTAGATTGGGTTGGAGTTCTTGTGAAAATGGGCCAATTATCCCCGTAATTtaacctcatttttttaaacaacacGTTTTCTTGAATGAAACTGTTTCTTGATATTGTGATGCTTTTACAATCCCTTCCTATGATTCTATCCCAAGGTGGAGTCTTGGAAGCAATTAATGTTTTGATTGTTGTTCGTGGAATGGGCTCGATTGTGACGGAGAGATTGACGGTTCAAGTAATTGGACTCCACCTCAGGTGCAGCTGAGGTCGAGTGGAATGGCAACTTCTTGCTTGGCTGATTGATAGGCTCCAAGGCAACCATGGCTGCTGCAAATGtgtttttcacatataagagaaagtggaggaagCACTTGCAAGTGTGTTTCACTGTCTTTCACTTTCACATACGTGTGTggtgttttgattttttaatcctCACTTAAAGGCATCTTCTACTAGTGAATATATTTCACATCAATCACTTAATGCTTCCTCCATTTGCGAATTTCGAAATTACTGGTTGTAGTCGTCCTTCTCGCATTCATTCGTGATGGAGCAAGAGCTCATTAAGTCAAAACTTTAGTGATTGCCACTTCATGTTGTTTTGGTTCTTGGTAGCCATCCTAAAAACAAATTTATAGTGTCATCATGTGAGCAGTGTCATGGAAGGCGGTCCGGGCGCAACGGTAAGGTTTTTCCAAAGTGACTTGGAGGTCACATGTTCAGATCGTGGAAATAGCCTCTCCAACTCTGCTGGTGAGGGTA contains the following coding sequences:
- the LOC131300371 gene encoding receptor-like protein Cf-9, whose translation is MGCEQVWLSYNQLFLAFFFFLCQLTCLHAQLCTQEQTSALLQFKQNFSFNEYASGYCDASFSKMESWKNGSDCCSWDGVDCDGETGQVIGLDLTCSWLQGTIHPNSSLFLSFPHLQKLNLAHNDFSMSPISLEFAWFTELTHLNLSDCRFSGKVPVEVSFLNKLVSLDLSANDGLRLEEGGFELLIQNLSNLRDLNLDDVNMSSSVVPSSLLNLTSLRTLHLYSSSLHGNFPSGMFLLPYLQELDLGNNHALTGYLPDFKNLSYPLQYLRLARTGFSGEWPHSIANLKSLKVLILFDCYFNGSIPTSLWNLTHITYLDVSSNKFSGILPSSISNLRKILILNLSYNNFGGSFFSWDANMTEIVLLDVSYNILTGSLPSQVIVPPNLLVFNIGRNLINGTIPSWVFELPVLACLDLSYNNLSGHTLEFQSTSLEIIDLSNNNLLGSVPNSTYQLQSLTHLILSSNNFSGPVLESNRFSESLRVLKLQDNNFSGTIHDSFTMENRLKTISLNGNGFRGPIPKSLDNCRNLEVLDIGRNKFFDKFPHWLGNLPNLHVLILQSNKFHDSIVTSTIEFPFPMLRVLDMSNNHFTGPLPINYFESFKAMMNVDEMHFDLEYMGTNGYGQIYYDSLTIVLKGSAIEMTKILKVFTAIDLSSNKFEGEIPDIIGGLISIRGLNLSHNSFTGHIPKSLGNLTKLEWLDLSSNKLTGEIPPQLTNLISLGTLNLSQNCLTGPIPRGKQFDTFLNDSYINNSALCGLPLSNTCGDSKATQPPPSTFEEKDSEPLSGFIWEVIFPGYGFGLVVGLVMGYLMFSFRKPHWLVKMVEGLGNRDGKRL